One stretch of Burkholderia pyrrocinia DNA includes these proteins:
- the fnr gene encoding fumarate/nitrate reduction transcriptional regulator Fnr, which produces MLTPVATRTAATPHAGSWAPRQAAHCSSCAMRHLCMPQGLAPEALSRLESVICAARPVKRGEALFREGDAFDNLYAVRSGSLKTVATRHDGREQVTGLHLAGEALGLDGICDDTHPRTAVALEDSSVCVIPYSALKALCSEAGSMQLRMHKLMSEQIVRETSQTMLLGSLNAEERVAAFLLDVSSRYLKRGYSPSEFNLRMTREDIGSYLGMTLETVSRTLSKFQKRGLIEMQGRHVQIIDFDGLHHV; this is translated from the coding sequence ATGCTGACGCCCGTCGCCACACGTACCGCCGCCACGCCTCATGCCGGCAGCTGGGCTCCTCGCCAGGCCGCGCACTGCTCGTCGTGCGCGATGCGGCACCTGTGCATGCCGCAGGGCCTGGCGCCCGAAGCGCTCAGCCGCCTCGAGTCGGTCATCTGCGCGGCGCGCCCCGTCAAGCGCGGCGAAGCGCTGTTCCGCGAAGGCGACGCATTCGACAACCTGTACGCGGTACGCTCGGGTTCGCTGAAAACCGTCGCCACGCGCCACGACGGCCGCGAACAGGTCACGGGCCTGCATCTCGCGGGCGAAGCGCTCGGCCTCGACGGCATCTGCGACGACACGCATCCGCGCACCGCGGTCGCGCTCGAAGACAGCTCCGTCTGCGTGATTCCGTACAGCGCGCTGAAGGCACTGTGCTCGGAAGCCGGCTCGATGCAGTTGCGCATGCACAAGCTGATGAGCGAACAGATCGTGCGCGAAACGTCGCAGACGATGCTGCTCGGTTCGCTGAATGCCGAAGAACGTGTCGCCGCGTTCCTGCTCGACGTATCGTCGCGCTACCTGAAGCGCGGTTACTCGCCGTCGGAATTCAACCTGCGGATGACGCGCGAAGACATCGGCAGCTATCTCGGCATGACGCTCGAAACGGTCAGCCGCACGCTGTCCAAATTCCAGAAGCGCGGCCTGATCGAAATGCAGGGCCGCCACGTACAGATCATCGACTTCGACGGCCTGCATCACGTCTGA
- a CDS encoding universal stress protein translates to MYKRILVAVDGSNTSRHAFDAALALAKAHGAELQPFYVVENAAIYYNVPGYDPSVLRDQLVAQGNELAKDFTKLMQAAGVKGDTKLAEATSLNDVSQLILEGAKAFGADLLVLGTHGRRGFRRLVLGSIAEQCVRHATLPVLLIPAAANTDEQAA, encoded by the coding sequence ATGTACAAGCGTATTCTGGTTGCCGTCGACGGCAGCAACACGTCCCGCCATGCGTTCGATGCCGCGCTGGCGCTCGCGAAAGCGCACGGCGCCGAGCTGCAACCGTTCTACGTCGTCGAGAACGCCGCGATCTACTACAACGTGCCGGGCTACGATCCGTCCGTGCTGCGCGATCAGCTCGTCGCGCAAGGCAACGAGCTCGCGAAGGATTTCACGAAGCTGATGCAGGCAGCGGGCGTGAAAGGCGATACGAAGCTGGCCGAAGCGACGTCGCTCAACGATGTGTCGCAGCTGATCCTCGAGGGCGCGAAGGCGTTCGGCGCCGATCTGCTCGTGCTCGGCACGCACGGCCGCCGCGGGTTCCGCCGTCTCGTGCTCGGCAGCATCGCCGAACAATGCGTGCGGCACGCGACGCTGCCCGTGCTGCTGATTCCGGCCGCCGCCAACACGGACGAGCAAGCCGCATGA
- a CDS encoding DUF3005 domain-containing protein translates to MESSGQAGHLHPHSVELDNDDTHDSTVDTDGKNREAWLLAGGGPISPDQITGSNASLVNAMPEAGDGLAGFDSRTGGNHPAFALRAGYVVIEKGFAAPSPADDAQFGPVHRMYGSAYWPGHGRRPERVIELTAVPR, encoded by the coding sequence ATGGAATCATCCGGTCAAGCAGGTCATTTGCATCCGCACAGCGTCGAGCTCGACAACGACGACACCCACGACAGCACGGTCGACACCGACGGCAAGAACCGCGAGGCCTGGCTTCTCGCCGGCGGCGGGCCGATCTCGCCCGACCAGATCACGGGCAGCAACGCGTCGCTCGTCAATGCGATGCCCGAAGCCGGCGACGGCCTCGCCGGCTTCGACAGCCGCACCGGCGGCAACCATCCGGCGTTCGCGCTGCGCGCGGGCTATGTGGTGATCGAGAAAGGCTTCGCCGCGCCGTCGCCCGCGGACGATGCGCAGTTCGGCCCCGTCCATCGGATGTACGGCAGCGCGTACTGGCCCGGCCACGGACGGCGGCCGGAACGCGTGATCGAGCTGACGGCCGTGCCGAGGTAG
- the epsC gene encoding serine O-acetyltransferase EpsC: MSTSPVRQWGLEEIVAGLRESREELHRTRHPRGIRELPSRDAICKIVTGLRASMFPTHYGAPDLTDESVDYYVGHTLESTLRVLCEQIRRALPFLPEHADTPFAELDERAFEIAREFGRQLPAVRALLVSDIQAAYAGDPAAQHITEILLCYPGVLAMMHHRLAHALHQLGVPLLARFINEIAHSATGIDIHPGAQIGPSFFIDHGTGVVIGETAIIGERVRLYQAVTLGAKSFPADGEGALVKGNARHPIVEDDVVIYAGATILGRVTIGRGSVIGGNVWLTHSVPPGTSVAQTRAREGGSAEKP; this comes from the coding sequence ATGTCGACATCACCCGTCCGTCAGTGGGGCCTCGAAGAAATCGTCGCCGGCTTGCGCGAGTCGCGCGAAGAACTCCATCGCACGCGCCATCCGCGCGGCATCCGCGAACTGCCGTCCCGCGATGCGATCTGCAAGATTGTGACCGGTCTGCGCGCGTCGATGTTTCCGACGCATTACGGCGCGCCGGATCTCACCGACGAAAGCGTCGACTACTACGTCGGCCACACGCTCGAAAGCACGCTGCGCGTGCTGTGCGAGCAGATTCGCCGCGCGCTGCCGTTCCTGCCCGAGCATGCGGACACGCCGTTCGCCGAACTCGACGAGCGCGCGTTCGAGATCGCGCGCGAGTTCGGCCGGCAGTTGCCGGCGGTCCGCGCGCTGCTCGTCAGCGACATCCAGGCCGCGTACGCGGGCGATCCGGCCGCGCAGCACATTACCGAGATCCTGCTGTGCTATCCGGGCGTGCTGGCGATGATGCACCACCGGCTCGCGCACGCGCTGCACCAGCTCGGCGTGCCGCTGCTCGCGCGCTTCATCAATGAAATCGCCCACTCGGCCACCGGCATCGACATCCACCCCGGCGCGCAGATCGGCCCGAGCTTCTTCATCGACCATGGCACCGGTGTCGTGATCGGCGAGACGGCGATCATCGGCGAGCGCGTGCGCCTGTACCAGGCCGTCACGCTCGGCGCGAAGAGCTTCCCTGCCGATGGCGAAGGTGCGCTGGTCAAGGGCAACGCACGGCACCCGATCGTCGAGGACGACGTGGTGATCTATGCGGGTGCGACGATTCTCGGCCGCGTGACGATCGGGCGCGGCTCGGTGATCGGCGGCAACGTGTGGCTCACGCACAGCGTGCCGCCCGGCACGAGCGTCGCACAGACCAGGGCCCGCGAAGGCGGCAGCGCCGAGAAGCCGTAA
- a CDS encoding SDR family oxidoreductase: protein MESTKQTAHAPVVLVTGAARRAGRAFAEYFAAHGYRTAVHYDRSADAARAAARAIAERGHDSIALQADLSDAAQITALIDQVYARFGRLDVLVNNASVFWQDHFPSFDLAAFDQAWAVNCRAPILLTRAFYERARAAGTQGVVVNVVDQKIKENFHRDHFSYTVAKAALGNLTQMLALSCAPVLRVNAVFPGLMLPSDDQTQADFEHASRASTPLARIAGPDDVASAILLLTGNAYNGVDFVVDAGQNLIRVDQDVLYKHRSPAGKH from the coding sequence ATGGAGTCGACGAAGCAAACGGCGCACGCGCCCGTCGTGCTCGTGACCGGCGCCGCGCGCCGGGCCGGGCGCGCGTTCGCCGAGTATTTCGCCGCGCACGGCTATCGCACCGCGGTTCACTACGATCGTTCGGCCGATGCCGCACGCGCGGCGGCACGCGCGATCGCCGAGCGCGGGCACGATTCGATCGCGCTGCAGGCCGACCTGTCGGATGCCGCGCAGATCACCGCGCTGATCGACCAGGTGTATGCGCGCTTCGGGCGCCTCGACGTGCTCGTCAACAACGCGTCGGTGTTCTGGCAGGACCACTTCCCGAGCTTCGATCTCGCGGCGTTCGACCAGGCATGGGCCGTCAACTGCCGCGCGCCGATCCTGCTCACGCGCGCATTCTACGAACGGGCGCGCGCGGCCGGCACGCAGGGCGTCGTCGTGAATGTGGTCGACCAGAAGATCAAGGAAAACTTTCACCGCGACCATTTCAGCTACACGGTCGCGAAGGCCGCGCTCGGCAACCTCACGCAGATGCTCGCGCTGTCATGCGCGCCCGTGCTGCGCGTGAACGCGGTGTTCCCGGGGCTGATGCTGCCGAGCGACGACCAGACGCAGGCCGACTTCGAACACGCGAGCCGCGCATCGACGCCGCTCGCGCGCATCGCAGGCCCCGACGACGTCGCGAGCGCGATCCTGCTGCTGACCGGCAACGCCTACAACGGCGTGGATTTCGTGGTGGATGCGGGGCAGAACCTGATCCGTGTAGACCAGGACGTGCTGTACAAGCACCGCTCGCCCGCCGGCAAGCACTGA
- the folE gene encoding GTP cyclohydrolase I FolE, which produces MGKKSARPEQAASRPSREEAEAAVRVLLRWAGDDPAREGLVDTPARVVRAYEQFFAGYAVEPRDILARTFSEVDGYDEMIVLKDIRFESYCEHHMVPIIGRAHVAYLPNHRVVGISKLARLVDAFAKRLQIQEKMTVQIADTLFDVLQPKGVGVILEAAHQCISTRGVHKPGVEMVTSRMLGSFRTDPSTRREFLSIVANPSSVNLTNT; this is translated from the coding sequence ATGGGTAAAAAATCCGCACGGCCCGAGCAGGCCGCATCCCGGCCGAGCCGCGAAGAAGCAGAGGCCGCCGTCCGCGTGCTGTTGCGCTGGGCCGGCGACGATCCCGCACGCGAAGGCCTGGTCGACACGCCCGCGCGCGTCGTGCGCGCGTACGAGCAGTTCTTCGCCGGCTATGCGGTGGAGCCGCGCGACATCCTCGCGCGCACGTTCAGCGAAGTCGACGGCTACGACGAGATGATCGTGCTGAAGGACATCCGCTTCGAGAGCTACTGCGAGCACCACATGGTGCCGATCATCGGCCGCGCGCACGTCGCGTATCTGCCGAACCATCGCGTGGTCGGCATCTCGAAGCTCGCGCGCCTCGTCGACGCGTTCGCGAAGCGCCTGCAGATCCAGGAAAAGATGACCGTGCAGATCGCCGATACGCTGTTCGACGTGTTGCAGCCGAAGGGCGTCGGCGTGATCCTCGAAGCCGCGCACCAGTGCATCTCGACGCGCGGCGTGCACAAGCCGGGCGTCGAGATGGTCACGTCGCGCATGCTCGGCTCGTTCCGCACCGATCCGTCGACGCGGCGCGAATTCCTGTCGATCGTCGCCAATCCTTCTTCAGTCAACCTGACGAATACGTAA
- a CDS encoding LysR family transcriptional regulator translates to MDSLDLNLIPYLVALDDTRNVSRAGDLLGVSQPRVSTALGRLREYFGDPLFVRTSRGMEPTPRALALLPAARDALAQIERGLVAPHDFDPAASTHTFSIALSDVGEIVFLPKLLQAFATRAPHANLRSVSLAHDEVGRGLEAGSIDLAVGYFPDLDGNNFFQQRLFTHRFVCLMRRGHPLEQTPPFTVEQFLACGHAVVRAEGRSQEVLEKYLAKQRMQRRAVLETPHFMSLPFILSRTDLIATVPHAIGYAYAAEHAFIVPVEPPLALPRFDLKQHWHRKYHNDPRTAWLRGVVASLFNDEQDEWPK, encoded by the coding sequence ATGGATTCGCTCGATCTGAACCTCATTCCCTACCTCGTCGCGCTCGACGACACGCGCAACGTCAGCCGCGCCGGCGACCTGCTCGGCGTGAGCCAGCCGCGCGTGAGCACGGCGCTCGGCCGGCTGCGCGAGTATTTCGGCGATCCGCTGTTCGTGCGCACGTCGCGCGGAATGGAGCCGACGCCGCGCGCGCTCGCGCTGCTGCCGGCCGCACGCGACGCGCTCGCGCAGATCGAGCGCGGCCTCGTCGCGCCGCACGACTTCGATCCGGCCGCGAGCACGCATACGTTCTCGATCGCGCTGTCGGACGTCGGCGAGATCGTGTTCCTGCCGAAGCTGCTGCAGGCGTTCGCGACGCGCGCGCCGCACGCGAACCTGCGTTCGGTCTCGCTCGCGCACGACGAAGTCGGACGCGGCCTCGAAGCCGGGTCGATCGATCTCGCGGTCGGCTACTTCCCCGATCTGGACGGCAACAACTTCTTCCAGCAACGGTTGTTCACGCACCGGTTCGTGTGCCTGATGCGCCGCGGCCATCCGCTCGAACAGACGCCGCCGTTCACGGTCGAGCAGTTCCTCGCGTGCGGGCACGCGGTGGTGCGCGCCGAAGGGCGCAGCCAGGAAGTGCTCGAGAAATACCTGGCGAAGCAGCGCATGCAGCGCCGCGCGGTGCTCGAGACGCCGCACTTCATGAGCCTGCCGTTCATCCTGAGCCGCACCGACCTGATCGCGACGGTGCCGCATGCAATCGGCTATGCGTATGCAGCCGAGCATGCGTTCATCGTGCCCGTCGAGCCGCCGCTCGCGCTGCCGCGCTTCGACCTGAAGCAGCACTGGCATCGCAAGTACCACAACGATCCGCGCACCGCGTGGCTGCGCGGCGTCGTCGCGTCGCTGTTCAACGACGAGCAGGACGAATGGCCGAAGTGA
- the pobA gene encoding 4-hydroxybenzoate 3-monooxygenase has protein sequence MRTQVAIIGAGPSGLLLSHLLRLQGVDSILVEARSREYCENRIRAGVLEQGTVDTLNEAGLGDRMRREGLEHHGIELLFSGQRHRIDLSELTGGRAITVYSQHEVVRDLIAAGVEHGHQMHFEVSDVALHDVEGEHPFVTFKHANGRADRIDCDYIAGCDGFHGIARQTIPAERLNTFERVYPFAWLGILADAAPSLDELVYAHHDNGFALFSMRSPTVTRLYLQCKPDENLAEWSDARIWDELHTRFSNDTGWTPTEGRITQKSVTPMRSFVSETMQHGRLFLAGDAAHIVPPTGAKGMNLAVADVRALSRALGARYRTGDATPLDTYTATCLERVWRAEHFSYFMTNMLHSSPEDSPFVNRLKFAELKYVTRSRAAAQSLAENYVGLPFDDAGTPEATRLDNALCTTL, from the coding sequence ATGCGCACCCAAGTCGCGATCATCGGCGCCGGTCCGTCCGGCCTTCTGCTGTCCCATCTGCTGCGCCTGCAAGGCGTCGATTCCATCCTCGTCGAAGCGCGTTCGCGCGAATACTGCGAGAACCGCATCCGTGCCGGCGTGCTGGAGCAGGGCACGGTCGATACGCTGAACGAAGCCGGCCTCGGCGACCGGATGCGCCGCGAAGGGCTCGAGCATCACGGCATCGAGCTGCTGTTCTCCGGGCAGCGCCACCGCATCGACCTGTCCGAACTGACCGGCGGGCGCGCGATCACCGTCTACAGCCAGCATGAAGTCGTGCGCGACCTGATCGCGGCCGGCGTCGAGCATGGCCACCAAATGCACTTCGAAGTCAGCGACGTCGCGCTGCACGACGTCGAAGGCGAACACCCGTTCGTCACGTTCAAGCACGCGAACGGCCGCGCGGACCGCATCGACTGCGACTACATCGCCGGCTGCGACGGCTTCCACGGCATCGCGCGCCAGACGATCCCGGCCGAGCGGCTGAACACGTTCGAGCGCGTCTACCCGTTCGCATGGCTCGGCATCCTCGCCGACGCGGCGCCGTCGCTCGACGAACTGGTGTACGCGCATCACGACAACGGCTTCGCGCTGTTCTCGATGCGCTCGCCGACCGTCACGCGCCTGTACCTGCAATGCAAGCCCGACGAAAACCTCGCCGAATGGTCCGACGCGCGGATCTGGGACGAACTGCACACGCGCTTCTCGAACGACACGGGCTGGACGCCGACCGAGGGCCGGATCACACAGAAGAGCGTGACGCCGATGCGCAGCTTCGTGTCGGAGACGATGCAGCACGGCCGGCTGTTCCTTGCCGGCGACGCCGCGCACATCGTGCCGCCGACCGGCGCGAAGGGGATGAACCTCGCGGTCGCCGACGTCCGCGCGCTGTCCCGTGCGCTCGGCGCACGCTACCGAACGGGCGATGCGACGCCGCTCGACACGTATACGGCGACCTGCCTCGAGCGCGTATGGCGTGCCGAGCACTTCTCGTACTTCATGACGAACATGCTGCATTCGTCGCCGGAGGATTCGCCGTTCGTCAATCGCCTGAAGTTTGCCGAGCTGAAATACGTGACGCGCTCGCGGGCCGCCGCGCAGTCGCTCGCCGAAAACTACGTCGGGCTGCCGTTCGATGATGCAGGGACCCCCGAGGCAACCCGCCTTGACAACGCGCTGTGCACGACTCTATGA
- a CDS encoding 3-oxoacid CoA-transferase subunit A: protein MVNKIFESLQSAVADIHDGATIMIGGFGTAGMPSELIDALIEQGARDLTIVNNNAGNGETGLAALLKAKQVRKIICSFPRQSDSQVFDALYRAGEIELELVPQGNLAERIRAAGAGIGGFFTPTGYGTKLAEGKETRVIDGKPYVFETPIHADFALVKAYKGDRWGNLVYRKTARNFGPIMASAAKVAIVQVSEVVPLGALNPEHIVTPGIFVQRIVEVPQAAHAAELAAEHAASQAA from the coding sequence ATGGTCAACAAGATTTTCGAATCGCTTCAGTCGGCGGTTGCCGACATTCACGATGGCGCGACGATCATGATCGGCGGCTTCGGCACGGCCGGCATGCCGTCCGAGCTGATCGACGCGCTGATCGAACAGGGCGCGCGCGACCTGACGATCGTCAACAACAACGCGGGCAACGGCGAGACGGGCCTGGCGGCGCTGCTCAAGGCGAAACAGGTGCGCAAGATCATCTGCTCGTTCCCGCGCCAGAGCGACTCGCAGGTGTTCGACGCGCTGTACCGCGCGGGCGAGATCGAGCTGGAGCTCGTGCCGCAGGGCAACCTCGCGGAGCGCATCCGCGCTGCGGGCGCCGGCATCGGCGGCTTCTTCACGCCGACGGGCTACGGCACCAAGCTCGCGGAAGGCAAGGAAACGCGCGTGATCGACGGCAAGCCGTATGTGTTCGAGACGCCGATCCACGCCGATTTCGCGCTCGTGAAGGCGTACAAGGGCGATCGCTGGGGCAATCTCGTGTATCGCAAGACCGCGCGCAACTTCGGGCCGATCATGGCCAGCGCCGCGAAGGTCGCGATCGTGCAGGTGTCGGAAGTCGTGCCGCTCGGCGCGCTGAACCCGGAACACATCGTGACGCCGGGCATTTTCGTCCAGCGCATCGTCGAGGTGCCGCAGGCCGCCCATGCGGCCGAGCTGGCCGCCGAACACGCTGCATCGCAAGCCGCTTGA
- a CDS encoding 3-oxoacid CoA-transferase subunit B encodes MKRLTRDEMAKRVAQDIPEGAYVNLGIGVPTLVANHLDPSKEIFLHSENGLLGMGPAPAAGAEDDELINAGKQHVTLLTGGAYFHHADSFAMMRGGHLDYCVLGAFQVSANGDLANWHTGAPDAIPAVGGAMDLAIGAKQVFVMMEHLTKQGESKIVAQCSYPVTGVQCVSRIYTDLAVLDVTADGLAVSEIFTDLSFDELQKLTGVPLIDATQKAAA; translated from the coding sequence ATGAAACGACTGACCCGCGATGAAATGGCCAAGCGCGTCGCGCAGGACATCCCCGAAGGCGCATACGTGAACCTCGGCATCGGCGTGCCGACGCTGGTGGCGAACCACCTCGACCCGAGCAAGGAAATCTTCCTGCACAGCGAGAACGGCCTGCTCGGCATGGGCCCCGCGCCCGCGGCCGGCGCAGAAGACGACGAACTGATCAACGCCGGCAAGCAGCACGTGACGCTGCTCACCGGCGGCGCGTATTTCCACCATGCCGATTCGTTCGCGATGATGCGCGGCGGCCACCTCGACTACTGCGTGCTCGGCGCGTTCCAGGTGTCCGCGAACGGCGATCTCGCGAACTGGCATACGGGCGCGCCCGATGCGATTCCGGCCGTCGGCGGGGCGATGGATCTCGCGATCGGCGCGAAGCAAGTGTTCGTGATGATGGAGCACCTGACGAAGCAGGGCGAAAGCAAGATCGTCGCGCAGTGCTCGTATCCGGTCACCGGCGTGCAATGCGTGAGCCGTATCTACACGGATCTCGCCGTGCTCGACGTGACGGCCGACGGCCTCGCGGTGAGCGAGATCTTCACCGACCTGTCGTTCGACGAACTGCAGAAACTGACCGGCGTGCCGCTGATCGACGCGACGCAAAAGGCCGCTGCCTGA
- a CDS encoding 3-carboxy-cis,cis-muconate cycloisomerase → MLEDSARLTSLICGTEPLNRIWSPRATIQRMLDVEAALARALAAQQVIPAAAVAPIERACDAGRLDADALAHGAALGGNLAIPLVKQLTAQVKADDPEAAKFVHWGATSQDIIDTATVLQLRDTLDVLEPMLDQACASLAALARTHRATPMIGRTWLQQALPITLGLKFAQWLDALLRHRARFAELRERVLVLQFGGAAGTLASLREHARGVTAALAADLKLAVPAVPWHTQRDRIAEAASCFGMLTGTLGKIARDVSLQMQTEVGELGEPAAAGKGGSSTMPHKRNPVGCAAVLTAAVRAPNLVATVFAGMVQEHERALGGWQAEWDALPDLARLTGGALAQIAQIVAGLDVNTERLAANLDLTHGLILGEAVMLALGDRIGRLDAHHVVEHASKEAVRTGATLFDVLAADATVSAHLSRDALARLLDPAHYVGEAQAYVDAVLALHAGTTQPGEH, encoded by the coding sequence ATGCTCGAAGACAGCGCCCGCCTGACCTCCCTCATCTGCGGCACCGAGCCGCTCAACCGGATCTGGTCGCCGCGCGCGACGATCCAGCGGATGCTCGACGTCGAGGCCGCGCTCGCGCGCGCGCTCGCCGCGCAGCAGGTGATTCCCGCCGCCGCGGTCGCGCCGATCGAACGCGCATGCGACGCCGGCCGGCTCGACGCCGACGCGCTCGCGCACGGCGCGGCGCTCGGCGGCAATCTCGCGATTCCGCTCGTCAAGCAGCTCACCGCGCAAGTGAAGGCCGACGACCCCGAGGCCGCGAAGTTCGTGCACTGGGGCGCGACGAGCCAGGACATCATCGATACCGCCACCGTGCTGCAGCTGCGCGACACGCTCGACGTGCTCGAGCCGATGCTCGACCAGGCGTGCGCATCGCTCGCGGCGCTCGCGCGCACGCATCGCGCGACGCCGATGATCGGCCGCACCTGGCTGCAGCAGGCGCTGCCGATCACGCTCGGCCTGAAATTCGCCCAATGGCTCGATGCGCTGCTGCGCCATCGCGCGCGCTTCGCCGAATTGCGCGAGCGCGTGCTGGTGCTGCAGTTCGGCGGCGCGGCCGGCACGCTCGCGAGCCTGCGCGAGCACGCGCGTGGCGTCACGGCCGCGCTCGCGGCCGACCTGAAGCTCGCCGTGCCGGCCGTGCCGTGGCATACGCAGCGCGACCGCATCGCGGAAGCCGCATCATGCTTCGGGATGCTGACCGGTACGCTCGGCAAGATCGCGCGCGACGTGTCGCTGCAGATGCAGACCGAAGTCGGCGAACTCGGCGAGCCGGCCGCCGCCGGCAAGGGCGGCTCGTCGACGATGCCGCACAAGCGCAACCCGGTCGGCTGCGCGGCCGTGCTGACCGCCGCCGTACGCGCGCCGAACCTCGTCGCGACCGTATTCGCGGGGATGGTCCAGGAGCACGAGCGCGCGCTCGGCGGCTGGCAGGCCGAATGGGATGCATTGCCCGACCTCGCGCGGCTGACGGGCGGCGCGCTTGCCCAGATCGCACAGATCGTCGCGGGCCTCGACGTGAACACCGAACGCCTTGCCGCGAACCTCGACCTGACGCACGGGCTGATCCTCGGCGAAGCCGTGATGCTCGCGCTCGGCGACCGGATCGGTCGGCTCGATGCGCACCACGTCGTCGAGCATGCGTCGAAGGAAGCCGTGCGCACGGGCGCGACGCTGTTCGACGTGCTCGCCGCCGATGCAACCGTATCGGCCCACCTGTCGCGCGACGCGCTCGCGCGGCTGCTCGATCCCGCACATTACGTCGGCGAGGCGCAGGCCTATGTCGATGCCGTGCTCGCGCTGCATGCGGGCACGACCCAACCAGGAGAACATTGA
- the pcaD gene encoding 3-oxoadipate enol-lactonase, with translation MPFATVNGVKLHYRIDRAARDDAPWLVFSNSLGADLQMWAPQIRPLTQHFNILRYDTRGHGHSDAPAGSYTIDQLAGDVIGLLDHVGIARAHFCGISMGGLTGAALAARYPSRIVRAVLSNTAAKIGSPEVWVPRAQKARAEGMAALADAVLPRWFTDAFVEREPRLFDAIRDTFVHTDKDGYAANCDALNAADLREEVKGITLPVLVVTGAKDMSTPPDQGRALAAAIPGALHVEFDAAHISNIECTGGFNRALLDFLTA, from the coding sequence ATGCCTTTCGCCACTGTCAACGGCGTGAAACTGCATTACCGGATCGACCGTGCCGCGCGCGACGACGCGCCGTGGCTCGTCTTCTCGAACTCGCTCGGCGCCGACCTGCAGATGTGGGCGCCGCAGATCCGTCCGCTCACGCAGCACTTCAACATCCTGCGCTACGACACGCGCGGCCACGGCCATTCCGATGCGCCGGCCGGTTCGTACACGATCGACCAGCTTGCGGGCGACGTGATCGGCCTGCTCGATCACGTCGGCATCGCGCGCGCGCATTTCTGCGGGATCTCGATGGGCGGGCTGACGGGCGCCGCGCTGGCCGCGCGCTACCCGTCGCGCATCGTTCGCGCGGTGCTGTCGAACACCGCCGCGAAGATCGGCTCGCCGGAAGTGTGGGTGCCGCGCGCGCAGAAGGCACGCGCCGAAGGGATGGCCGCGCTCGCCGACGCCGTGCTGCCGCGCTGGTTCACCGATGCGTTCGTCGAGCGCGAGCCGCGCCTGTTCGACGCGATCCGCGACACCTTCGTGCATACCGACAAGGACGGCTACGCGGCGAACTGCGACGCGCTGAACGCGGCCGACCTGCGCGAAGAGGTGAAAGGCATTACGCTGCCGGTGCTCGTCGTGACCGGCGCGAAGGACATGTCGACGCCGCCCGACCAGGGCCGCGCGCTGGCTGCCGCGATTCCCGGTGCGCTTCACGTCGAATTCGACGCCGCGCACATTTCGAACATCGAGTGCACCGGCGGCTTCAACCGCGCGCTGCTCGATTTCCTGACTGCGTGA
- the pcaC gene encoding 4-carboxymuconolactone decarboxylase, with product MDDQQRYEAGMKVRRAVLGDAHVDRSLENRTEVTDEFQNLITRYAWGEIWTREGLPRHTRSLLTIAMMVALNRGEELTLHLRAARNNGVTRDEIKEVLLQTAIYCGVPAANSAFHLADKIFKEQDAAA from the coding sequence ATGGACGACCAGCAACGTTACGAAGCAGGGATGAAGGTGCGCCGCGCGGTGCTCGGCGATGCACACGTCGACCGTTCGCTCGAGAACCGCACCGAGGTGACCGACGAATTCCAGAACCTGATCACGCGCTATGCGTGGGGCGAGATCTGGACGCGCGAAGGCCTGCCGCGCCATACGCGCAGCCTGCTGACCATCGCGATGATGGTGGCGCTGAACCGCGGCGAGGAACTGACGCTGCATCTGCGCGCCGCGCGCAACAACGGCGTGACGCGCGACGAGATCAAGGAAGTGCTGCTGCAGACCGCGATCTATTGCGGCGTGCCGGCCGCGAATTCCGCGTTCCATCTCGCGGACAAGATCTTCAAGGAACAGGACGCGGCCGCGTAA